In the Gemmatimonadota bacterium genome, AAGGCCGAAGATCTGCGCCGGCTAGCTGCCTTTTATGGCTGTAGCCTCAGCGAGCTCCTTCCCCCGGCTTCCGACGACCAGGGAACGGATGGCGTTGCCGAGCTGTTCCGCTCCCATCCTGATCTCGCCGAAGATCAGGGGCCGAGTTCCCTCGCCGGTGTGTGCGCGATCGCGAGAACTCTCACCGATCTGGAAGCAAGACTCGAGATCGACGCCACTGCATACTCGCTTCCTTTGTACCGAGTTGAGCGCGTAACTACGGCGTGGCAAGCGGCGCGGCAAGGATATCGCATTGCAGAGGATGAGCGGCGGCGCCTAGCACTTGGAGAGGGGCCCATCCGCTTTCTTGACGAGCTGCTGATTACGTCCGGCGTGCGTTCGGCCAAGGCGACTCTGCCGACCGGAGTCCTCTCGATTTCGATCGCTCAACCGGATCACGGGCTTCTTGTTGTGGTCGACAAGAACCTTGGCCTCGCACACCGCCGCTTCAGATACGCACACGGACTTGCCCATCTCCTGTTCGATACCGAAGGGCCGTGGCGCGTATGCGGTGCTGGCGGAGCGCCTGACTTGGCGGAGGTGAGGGCAGACGCTTTCGCCAGCGCCTTTCTGATTCCCCAGCACGGCCTTCGTCGATACGTGGAGACCCTCGGCAAAGAGACGCTGGGACGCGTTGGTCCCACGGTACTCTCGGTGTATTCGGAGGGCGACGGTCGTGACAAGACGGGCGAGAGCCGTCGTGTGGATGGTCGCCAGCGTAGGGGTCGTCATCCGATGACCTTGTCGGACGTCCTGCGCACGGCTCACTACTACGGCACGAGTCCCAGCGTGGCAGCACATCGTTTGAGAAACCTCCGACTATTGACGGACCGTGAACTCGATCAACTCCAGACGATGTTGCAAAGCGAAAAGCGTGCGCCGGTCGACGAGGAACTTGCGCTGCAGGCGGCACCCCATGAGATGGACTCCCTCTGTTCTCGACTGGCGGAGCTCGCGGCCAGCGCACTCCATCGGGGGCACATCGATACCCCCAGATTCGACGAAGTAGCGGATCTCGCAGGAGTTCCCGTGGCAGACCGAGAGCGTCTCTTGGCCATTACTGCCACGCCTCCACAGCAAGAGCGTGAGAGTTCCAGCCAGACTTCGCATGAAGGAGCGGGATGAGCGTCACCCGGATCTACAACGCACCGCCGGACGCTCAGGAGATGCTGGTGTTGCTCCGGCGGCTTCACGCGGAGTCCCCACAGGGTCTCGACCAGATTCGACCTGGACTGGACCAGAGGGAGACCGTCGGTGTGAACGCCAAGGGCGACGACCAGAAGCGCTTCGATGTCGCTGCTGACGAATGGATCCGACAGTGGCTTTCAGAGCAATTCGAAAGCGGTGTCGTGGAGTCTGAGGAGCGGACGGGCGCGTTCGAGTTTGGGAACGGCAAGCAAGGCTACCGTTTCATCGTCGACCCGGTCGATGGTTCCGACAACTTCGCGCGTGGCCTGCCGTTGTCCGCCATCTCGCTGGCTATCCTTCCGCGACAGACCCGGGTCTCCACTGACCAAGTCATCTACGCGTTGGTGGGTGACGCATCGGGCCCCGCCGCCGCCGTCGCGGCACGCGGAGATGGAGCCTACTCCGACGGCCGGAGCTTGCGCACATCGGAGACGCGCCGTCTTCGCGACGCTTTCGTTTCCTGTGAGTTGAACCATTGGGCGCCGGGCGCCTCTCTGGCCAAGGTGCTAGGGACGTGCTCCGGTGTGCGTGTCTACGGCTGCGCCTCACATGCTCTTCGCCTGTTGGCAGAGGGGGCGCTGGATGCCCATGTCGACGTCAGGAACCGATTGACGCCCGAGAGTTTTCTCGCGGCCTCGTTACTCGTCACCGAGGCCGGTGGCCACATCTGCCGTGTGGACGGCGGGGCGCTCGGTCCATTTCAATCGCTGCAGGATCGCACGACACTCGTCGCCGCATCCACGAAAGAACTTTCGGAGGAGATTATCAATGCCCTCGCTGGATAGGATTCCACCCGCGGAAACAGCCACTCCCCTTGCCGTGATCCTCGCGGCCGGCGAGGGGAGCCGCCTGCGGAAAGTTCGTTCGGCCGTGCCCAAACCGCTTGTCCGCTTGCGAGGCCTTTCGATCGCTGAGAGATCGATAGCACAACTGCTCACGGCTGGTGTGGAGCGATTTGTCGTCGTTCTCGGCTGTGACGCGGCGCTTGTCCGGCACGAATTCGAGCGCGTCGCGAGACGACGTCGCTGCCATATCTCTTTTGTCGAGGCTGAGAACTGGGAAAAAGGGAACGGCTGTTCCGCGGTCGCTGCCGCTCCCTTGGTCGGCGACGGACCGTTTCTCCTGACCATGGTCGATCACCTGCTATCCACGGAGATGATCCGGCATGTGCTGGCTGACCCACCGGCACTGGACGAAGTCGCGCTCGCCGTCGATCACGCTACTGAAGACGTGTTCGATCTTGCCGATCTCACAAGAGTGGAGGTGTCCGGAGGGCGCATTGAAGCGATTGGGAACGACCTCGCGACTTGGAACGCAGGCGATACGGGGCTGTTCTACTGTTCCTCAAGGCTATTCGAAGGGCTGGCAAGAGCGCACAGGCAGGGGAAGTTCTCCTTGACGGACGGGATCCGAGAATGCGCTGCCCAAGGAGGGGTTCGTGCGATCGACGTGACCGGTAAGCTTTGGCTCGATGTGGACACGCCGGAAGCCTTTCAGGAAGCGACGCGCTGGATCGACGCGGCCATGGAGAAGGGGGGAGAAGATGGCTTCATCTCCCAGTTCATGAACCGTCCGGCCTCCCGTCGCCTTTCGGTGGCTCTGTCGAGAACGCCCCTGACACCCAATCACATCACGCTGATATCCTTCTTCATGGCGCTGCTCGGCGCCGTCGGCTTGGCCACTACAGACCCGTGGATTTGGATCGCCGCAGGGATGCTCATTCAGATCGCCTCTATCGTGGATGGGTGCGACGGTGAGATCGCGCGGATCAAGTTGCTTCACAGTCCCCAAGGCGCCTGGCTAGATACGGTGTTGGATCGGTATTCCGATCTGATGATCGGGCTTGCCGTGACATTCGGGGCTTCACAACTGTACGACGCGCTCTGGGTTTGGCCAGCCGGCTTCGCTGCAACGGCGAGCTTCCTCATGGCGAGCTATGTTACCAAGGAGTTCCAGATTCGTTTTCGGCGTCCCTATCCCAATGGTCTCCTAAACAAACTCAAGCGCCGAGATCTTCGCATCTTCGTCATCGCGGTCGGTGCTGTAGTGGGGCACCCGTTTATGGCGCTGCTGGCCGTCGGGTTAGTGACTCACCTTGCCGTGTTCCTGATTCTCGTGTCTGGCTGGCAGACCACTCTCGATACATGGCGAGTGCCTACGCCACAAGGCATAGGAACTTCAACGGGCCCATACATCGCAAGTGAGGCATACGACTGGTCGAACACGGACTCTGGGATGAGTCTCGGCCTCGGTTCAAAGGCCGGAGTCTGATCCGGGAGGAAGTCTCCTTGGGGCGGCGCCTCGGCGAATCGTGGAGCCTGCCACTACCACTCACCTTGCGGCCTGCGGTGTGCTTGGGCACGGTGAATAGGGAGTCCAGCGATGGGCGCGACCCAAGCGCGCCATCCTATAGCAGTTTCTGGTTGAGGCGCTTTTCCTCTGCACACTCGCCGGCTTCCTGGGGGTGGCTGCCGGCTACGGCGCCCCGGAAGTGATGACGCGGGTCGCCGGATGGGATACGGCAGTTCGGCTCGAAGCGGTGATTAGGGGTACGAATAAGCCCACACGGCCGGCGCCCGCCGCTTTCGCGGGCGGGCGCCGTCAGGTGAGCGCGCGGAATAAGCCGAGTTCTGTCCCCTCGCGGGGGAGGATCATTCATCTGGGGCCGCCGTTACCGACAGCCTCGTGCGGCCTACCCGGAACTCAGGCGGAGCGGGCCACTCCTCGTTCCCTATTTGGCCTTGCTTCAGGTGGGGTTTGCCAGCGACTCGCTGTTACCAGGAGCCCGGTGCGCTCTTACCGCACCCTTTCACCCTTGCCTGTGCCGCTAAGCGGCCATCGGCGGTCTACTCTCTGCTGCACTTTCCGTCGCCTCACGACGCCCGGGCGTTACCCGGCACCTTGCCCTGTGGAGCTCGGACTTTCCTCCGGCGGCCGAAACCACCGGCGATCCTCACTCGCACGCTCGGAGGAATGCTAATGCTTGGCGCTGCGTCAGGTAAGCGCGCGGAGAGCGTCGGCGGGCGTCATGGCAGCTACTGGAGACCGCCGGAAGTCCTTCGTATTCCGAGTGACGATGAACTCCGCCCCGCACGCGCGAGCGGCCGCAACCTGCATCGCGTCCTCGAAGTCCCGCATGGGGAGCGAGGTCGCGTAGCGCAGCGCTTCGGTATCCGTGGGGGCGACGGTCACGAAATGCGTTAGGCCTTCGATGAAGTCCTTCGCGGCCGCGCCGCCTCGCGTGGGCCTGACGAGGTAGTAGAAGTTCGAGATCGTGTGCCAGGCCACGAACGCGCTACGTGGGGCGCGCTCCAGGTGGTCGAGCAGCTCCGCCGCAGCGTCGGCGTGCGGCGTCCGATCGAGCGCTACATCGAGCAGCACGTCGGTATCGAGCAGAATCACAGGTACTTCTTCGCGAGCGCCCGGTAGAGTGGGTCGTTCCCATCGGCGGCCTCGAAGCGACCTCTCCAGCGTGCGGAGAACGACGGCGACTCGTCGCCCGCCATCTCTCGAAGCGAGTCTTCGACGAGCGAGGACAGCGACACGCCGCGGCCCCGCGCATACCGCTTCGCACGGGGAAGGAGCTCGGAGTCGACAGTAATCGTGAGTTTCTTTTTCATCTGATACGTATACGTGGGATTGATATAGTATACGTATTCCTCTCCGCTCCCCCAACCTCGCTTCCCCCCTACCCCACCCGTATCCTCCCCCGCCATGAACTCGCCCGAGTACGACCTCGACGCGGTGCGGAGCCAGATCCCGATCCTGCGCACGCACATCCCGATGAACAACTGCTCGCAGGCGCCCCAGTGCTCGGCCACGCGCGCCGCCGCGGACACGTATCTGGATTCCTGGAACGAGGCGGGCATGGACTGGGATGCGTGGATCGGCGAGGTCGAAGCCGCGCGTGCCGAGTTCGCCGCATTCGTCGGCGCGCAGGCGACCGATGTGGCCATCGCGACGTCGGTCTCCCAGGCCACCGCAAGTATCGCGAGCGGGCTCGACTTCACCGGCAAACGGTACGGCGTGGTCGCGAGCGGCGGGGAATTCCCGACCGTGGGGCACGTGTGGCTCGCGCAGGAACGCTTCGGTGCCGAAGTGAGCTGGGTCCCGGTGCGCGACGGCATGATTCACCTCGACGACTACGCGTCCTTGATCGGAGAGCAGACGCTGGTGGTATCCGCGTGCCGGGGCTACTACCAGACCGGCTTCAAGCAGGACGTCGGCGCCATCGCGGAAATGGCCCACGCCGAGGGTGCTCTGCTCTACGTGGACGCGTATCAGACGCTGGGCACCGAAGTGTTCGACGCGCCTTCGAGCGGCGCGGACTTCGTCGCCTCGGGCAATCTCAAGTTCCTGATGGGCATGCCCGGCATCGCTTTTCTTTGGGTCAGGCCGGGGGTTGCCGAGCAGCTCCAGCCCTCGATCACCGGGTGGTTCGGGCGCGAGGACCCGTTCGCGTTCGATGCGCAGCAGCTTGATTGGGGTGAGGGTGCGAGGCGCCTCGACACGGGCACGCCGCCCGTCGTGGAGGCATATGTCGCGCGCGCGGGCATGGCCTGGATGCGCGAGCTCGGCATGGCCGCGATCGCCGACTGGGACGCGCATCTCGGGCTCCACACCGTGCAGGGCGCACTCGCTCGTGGTATGGAAGTCATGGGGCCGACCGACGAGCTCCATGAGCCCCGAGCGCCCACGACCGCGATCGCGTGTGCGGACAGCCACGCGGTTGAAGCAAGGCTACGCGAGCGCGGCATCATCGCATCGGCACGCGGGCCCGCGATCCGCATCGCGCCGCATTTCTATAACACGACGGACGATGTGGATCAGGCGCTGGACGCGCTGAGGGAGGTGATGGAGTCGGCGTGAGTCAGCGCGAGACCTTCGGCACACGGCTGGGGCTACTCGCAACGATGATCGGCCTGGCGGTCGGCCTCGGCAATGTGTGGCGGTTCCCATACATGGTCGGGCAGTTCGGCGGCGCAGCGTTCATCCTTCTCTACGTGGCGATCGCCGGGCTGATCGGCGTGCCGGCGCTCATGGGCGAATGGTCGCTCGGGCGGCACACACGGCGTGGCACGCTCGGGGCGTACGAGCGAGTGGGCGTGCCGGGCGGCCGCGGAGTCGGCTGGCTGCTCATCGGAATCGTGTGGTTCGCGGTCGCCTACTATACCAACGCGATCGGTTGGGTGGTGTACCACACGCTGGCGGAGGTGCTCACCCCGTTCGGCCGGCCGATCGACGCGTCGCGGATCCTCCCGCCCGAGACCGGATTCTCGGGCGTTGCGTTCGGGCTGCAGCTCGGATTCACGGCGCTGGTCCTGCTGGCTGAGGCTGCGATCATCCTGCGGGGTGTGCGAGCCGGCATCGAGACAGCGTCCAAGATCATCACGCCCGTCCTCTTCGTTGTGCTGCTCATCGTAATCGTGCGATCGGTCACGTTGCCCGGAGCGGGCGAGGGCATCCGCTGGCTGCTGGCGTTCGACGCCTCGAGCATCACCCCGACAGTCGCGATCGCCGCTTTGGGCCAGGTCGTCTTTTCGGTCGGACTCGGCGGCACGCTGATGCTCGTGTACGGATCGTACCTCGGCAGTGACGCCAACATTCGATCCGACGCGATTTGGACGGTCGTCGGTGATACCGGCGCGGGGCTCCTGGCGGGTCTTGCGATCTTCCCGGCGGTCTTCGCTTTCGGCATGGAGCCGGGTTCGGGCCCCGGGCTGCTGTTCGCGACACTGCCGCAGATCTTCGCGCAGCTACCGGCCGGGTGGGTCTTCGGCACACTCTTCTTCGGCGGCTTGTCCGGGGCCGCGCTTCTATCCGGGATCGCGGCGTTCGAAGTCATCGTCGCCGGCTTCACCGACAGCTTCGCATGGTCGCGCCGCCGCGCCACCTGGACCGTGTACGCGGTCTCGATCGTCCTCGCGATCCCACCGATGATCAACCTCGAGATCTTCGTGCCCTGGGACCTCACGTTCGGCTCGGGCGGCCAGACGTTTGGAGCGCTCGTCGCAGTCGTGACCGTTGGCTGGGTGATGAACCGCGCCACGCTCCTCGAGCAGATCGCCGGGGACACGCCTTCGGCGGCCGACCGCGCTCTCATCCACTGGCTCCGGTGGGTGGTACCGACCGCTGTGATGGCGGCCGCGCTTTGGTGGCTGATCACCGACGTGCTGGGTGCCGCCCAAGGCGTGTAGCGGTCCGGCACAGGCTGCGGCTAGCTTCCTTCCATCTGAGGTACCCCATGGAGAGAACCCATGCATCGTCGTGCTCTTCTCGTCGTCGCTTCGCTGCTTCTCATCGCGCCCATCGCAGTCGAGGCGCAGGCGGAGCCGATCGTCATCTACGTCGTTCGCCACGCCGAGCGCGCCGACGACGGCCCCAATTCGGGGTTCACGGGGGATACCAGCGATCCGCCGATTTCCGAGTCCGGCTGGGCACGTGCACGACTCATCGCGGAGATGCTCGACGATGCCGGTGTGACCCAGGTGCATTCCACGGACTACTTGCGCACGCGTTCGACCGGCGAGCCGACGGCTGAGGCCGAGGGGCTCGAGATCGAGTCATACGATCCACGCGACCTGCCGGGCTTCGCGGCCCGGCTCAGGACGATGCCGGGCAGGCATCTCGTCCTGGGTCACAGCAATACCACACCACAGCTCGTCGAGGCGCTGGGTGGGGATCCCGGCACTGCGATCGAGGCGATGGAATACGATCGCTTCTACATCGTTACGATCGTCGGCGGCACCGTGAGCACGGTCCTGCTCCGTTTCGGGGAGCCGTTCGAGGGGCGCTGAGAGAGCCATGTCGTATGACGCCGTCGTCGTCGGAGCCGGACCGAACGGCCTCTCGGCCGCGATCGAGCTCGCACGGAACGGGCTCTCCGTTCTGCTGCGTGAGGCGACCTCCACGGTCGGGGGCGCGGCCCGCACCGAGGAGCTGACCGAGCCGGGCTTTCTTCACGACGTCGGGTCGGCGGTCTACCCGATGGGCATCGGCTCGCCGTTCTTCAACTCGCTCCCGCTCGAAGAACACGGCTTGCAGTGGGTTCACCCACCGGTTCCGTTCGCCCACCCGCTCGACGGCGGGCGCGCCGTCGTGTTCCATCGCTCGGTCGGGCATACCGTGACCGTGCTGGGCAAGGACGGGGCAGCGTACCGCCGGCTGGTCCAGCCGTTCGTGCGCAAGTGGCCGACCTTCGTGGATCACGTGATGACGACGCCCGTGCGTCCGCCGCGCGACCCGGTGCTGATGGGTCGTTTCGCCCTGCGTGCGATCCAGTCGACGACGGCGCTGGCCTCGAGGTTCAAGACCGAGGAGGCGAGAGCCCTCCTCGCCGGGTGCGCCGGGCACTCCGCCGTCCGACTGGAGGTCGCTCCTTCGGCTGCGATCGGGATGGTGCTCATGGTCGCCGGCCACGCGGTGGGGTGGCCCGTTCCGAAGGGCGGTGCCGGCGCGCTCACGGGGGCGTTGGCCTCACTCTTCGAGTCGTTGGGAGGCGTGATCGAGACCGATGCCCCCGTCGCATCGCTCGAGCAGCTACCGCCCCGGAAGGCGACGCTGCTCGCGCTCACGCGGGGTCAGGTGGCAGCGGTCGCCGGCGAGCATTTCCCCGACGGCCACCGAGCTCGGCTCGAGGCGTGGCGGTACGGCCCGGGCGCCTTCAAGGTCGACTGGGCGCTCGACGGCCCGATCCCGTGGCAAGCATCCGAGTGCGAGCTTGCCGGTACACTGCACCTCGGTGGCTCGCTCGAGGAGATCGCGGCCGCCGAGCGGGCTCCCTGGGAGGGCCGGGTGTCCGACGAGCCCTTCGTGCTGTTGGCGCAGCCGTCTCGATTCGACGCGACCCGTGCGCCCGAGGGCAAACACACGGCCTGGGCGTATTGCCACGTGCCGAACGGCTGGGAGGGTGACGCAACCGCCGCGATCGAAGCGCAGGTGGAACGCTTCGCACCGGGCTTCGGCGCGAGGGTGATCGCGCGTCGGATACACGGTCCCGCCGCGCTGCAGGCATGGAACGCCAACCTCGTCGGTGGGGACATCAATGGTGGCGCGCTCACGATGTATCAGACCTTCGGACCGAGTCGGTGGAAGCTCAGCCCGTGGACCACGCCCGTCAGCGACCTCTACGTCTGCTCGGCATCGACGCCACCAGGCGGTGGCGTGCACGGGATGTGTGGATACCACGCGGCCCGAGCCGCGCTGAGGCGTACGTTCAAGATCCGCTGAGACTAGAAGCGCGTCCCGAAAAGCACGGTGAGTCCAAACTCCGGGCTGAACGGCGTCCAGCCGCGTGCGCCGGTGACCTTGATCCATCGATCGCCGCCGATCACCGCCCCCACCCTCACTTCCCCGAGGTTCTCGTTGCCGCGTCGATCGCGGCTCGACCTCGGATCGTGCTGCCCGGTCAGCTCCAGGAGGGGGCTCACGAGCCCTCCCTCGTACATGAATGATGCCGCGAACAGGATGGGCTCGATCTGCTCGTGACGTGGGTCGCGCGTGCCGTTGACCCCCGCGCCCCCTTCGATCGAAACAGCGAGCGGACCTCGGTGGAAGCGCAGGCCGAGCGTGGCGAAGAAGTCCGCCTGGTCCCGGCCCAAACCCTCCCGATTGTCGGTGGTGGGAAGCCGCGTGCCGAAGCGAAGCGCCGCGCCGACCTTGGCATCGTTCCCGGTCAGGCGGATGATCGTCGACACCCGGATATCCCCCGCATCGCGTCGACTCGAGCCGTCGGGAGGTCGCGTATCCTCGAGGGGCTCCGCGAAGACATGCTGGTCGACGAAGAGACGAAGGAGCGTGCCTGCCAAGCGTACAGCCACGCGCTCGTACGCCCATGTGGCCTGGAACGCGGCGACCTCGGCTAGGCGGCCCTCGACACCGGCGAGCGAAACTCGCTGACCCGTGTAGAAGCCCCCACCCACCACGACCGTGCCGCCCGGACGCTCGAAGGTCGACCAGCCCATGGGGTCGAGTGGGCGCAACTGCGCTCCCCCCGGTACGGCAAAGCAACCGAGAGCCAGGAGCGAGAGCACACCTGCAAACAGTGCGAAAAGGGGGAGAATTCGGGGCATGGCGACAGCAATATGGCAGCGGCGAAACGGCTCCGTAAGGCCCGACGGGCTGATCGACTGCTCTGGCGGGGCCCGTGCGACACAAGCAGGTTGTCTCGACTCACTTCCCGCGGATCGGATCCGGACGAATGGCATATCGCTCAGCCTCAGCACTGCTCGCCCTGCTTCTCCTCCCCCTCGCCGCAACCGCCCAAAACGACGGCGAGTGGCGCGCATACGGAAGCGACGGCGCCTACACGCACTACACCCCGCTCGATCAGATCGACGCGTCGAACGTCCGGGACCTCGAGATCGTGTGGCGCTGGAGCGGACGCAACTTCGGTCCGAACCCGTTCACCCGGACGGAGACGACACCGCTGATGGTCGACGGGGTCCTTTACGCGACCGCCGGCATCACGCGCACCGTCGTTGCGATCGACCCGGGCACCGGGGAGACCCTCTGGACCTGGCGCATGGACGAGAGTGATCGCCTCCGGGGCGCGCCCCGGGCGAATTCCGGTCGTGGCGTGTCGTACTGGGAGGATGCGTCCGGCAAGGGGCGCATTGTGGTCGTGACCCCGGGTTACCACATGGCGGCGCTCGACGCCAAGACGGGCATTCCGGTGGAGGGCTTCGGCAAGCACGGCATCGTCGACCTCACGGAAGGCCACCGGACACGAGACGGCATCGACATGGCCAGCTCCATCGGGGCCAGTTCTCCGGCATCCGTCGTGGGCGACGTGATCGTGGTCGGATCGGCGCACCACGTCGGGATGCGGCCGCCTTCCATGGTGAACACGCCCGGCGACATCCGAGGCTTCGACGCCGCAACCGGCGAGCTGATCTGGACGTTCAAGACGATCCCCGAAGCCGGAGAGCTCGGGGTCGATACGTGGGAGGATGAGTCCTGGACGTATACCGGCAACGCTGGGGCGTGGGCAGGCATCTCGTACGATACCGAGACCGGAATCGTCTACGTGCCCACCGAGGCCGCCACCGGCGACCTGTACGGTGGTCACAGGCACGGCATCAATCTCTTTTCGACGAGTCTCGTCGCCTTGGATTCCAGGACAGGCGAGCGCGTGTGGCACTTCCAGACGATCCATCACGACATCTGGGACTGGGACAACCCGTCCCCTCCGATCCTCGCCGACCTCGTGATCGACGGGGTCGAGCGGAAGATCGTGGCACTAATCACCAAGCAGAGCTTCGTATTCGTCTTCGACCGCCTGACCGGTGAACCGATCTGGCCGATCGAGGAGCGCGCCGTCCCCCAGAGTGATACGCCAGGCGAGTGGACGTCACCGACGCAGCCCTTCCCGACTAAGCCCGCACCGTTCGATCGGCAGGGCTTCAGCGAGGACGACCTCATCGACTTCACGCCCGAGATCAAGGCACGGGCGATGGAGATCGCCAGCGCGTACCGCATGGGCCCGATCTATTCGCCCCCGTCACTGCAGGAGCACGAGGACGGCACGCGCGGTCAGCTCTCGCTGCCGAGCTCGATCGGCGGGTCGAACTGGGAGGGCGGGGTCCTAGACCCGGAGACGGGATTCCTCTACATAGGCTCGATGACCAACCCGTCGGTGCTGGCGCTGGTCGAGGGGGGAGACCGCTCCGACATGGACTACATCGCCGGCGGCGGGCGCGCTCAGATCGCGCGGGGCGTATCGATCGTCAAGCCTCCATGGGGACGCATCACCGCGATCGACCTGACCACGGGCGAGCACGCTTGGATGATCGCCAACGGAGACACGCGGCCCAACGTGGCAGAAGCCCTCGGGCTGGATCTCGCGGACCTGCCAAGGACGGGGAAGGCGTCCCGCGCGGGGCTCATGGTGACCAAAACGCTCCTCTTTGCGGGAGAAGGCCTGTCCGGGGACCCGATCCTGCGGGCACACGACAAAGCCACCGGTGAGATCATAGCCGAGCTCGAGCTGCCCAATGCCCAGGGCGGTCTACCGATGTCGTATATGCACGAGGGCAAGCAGTACGTGTTGCTCGCCGTTGGCGGCGGCGGGGAACCAGCCGAGATCGTGGCGTTCGCGCTGCCCGACGGGGAATGAAGCGTGAGAAGACAGGGGTTGGCCGCCGCGCCCACGTCGCCGTCGGCGTCGGGGTGGCCGTCCTCCTCTGTAGCTGCGCCGATGCCGAGCCCGACGCACCTCCGTCGGAGCTGACGCCGTCCGAGGGCGTGTTCGGTCAGGCGCCTGCGGCGCTGGGGGGGATCCCTTCCGTGATCACGCTGGAGACCCAAGCGCCGCTCGACAGAAGTGAGGCCCCCGAATTCCTCATGGATCAACTCGGACTGCAGTTTTCGCCGCTGCGCCTCTTCGTGCGAGTGGGCGAGCCGGTCCGCTTCCAGAACAGTGAGTCAATCGCCCACAACGTCCATGTCAGCTCCATGTCCGGCGACTCCACGGTGTTCAACGAGGATACGATGCTCGGCCAGAGTGCGAGCTTCGTCTTCGACGAAGAGGGTGGTTACGACGTCAAGTGTGATGTGCACCCGGGCATGACCGCGTTCATTTTCG is a window encoding:
- a CDS encoding PQQ-binding-like beta-propeller repeat protein, which encodes MAYRSASALLALLLLPLAATAQNDGEWRAYGSDGAYTHYTPLDQIDASNVRDLEIVWRWSGRNFGPNPFTRTETTPLMVDGVLYATAGITRTVVAIDPGTGETLWTWRMDESDRLRGAPRANSGRGVSYWEDASGKGRIVVVTPGYHMAALDAKTGIPVEGFGKHGIVDLTEGHRTRDGIDMASSIGASSPASVVGDVIVVGSAHHVGMRPPSMVNTPGDIRGFDAATGELIWTFKTIPEAGELGVDTWEDESWTYTGNAGAWAGISYDTETGIVYVPTEAATGDLYGGHRHGINLFSTSLVALDSRTGERVWHFQTIHHDIWDWDNPSPPILADLVIDGVERKIVALITKQSFVFVFDRLTGEPIWPIEERAVPQSDTPGEWTSPTQPFPTKPAPFDRQGFSEDDLIDFTPEIKARAMEIASAYRMGPIYSPPSLQEHEDGTRGQLSLPSSIGGSNWEGGVLDPETGFLYIGSMTNPSVLALVEGGDRSDMDYIAGGGRAQIARGVSIVKPPWGRITAIDLTTGEHAWMIANGDTRPNVAEALGLDLADLPRTGKASRAGLMVTKTLLFAGEGLSGDPILRAHDKATGEIIAELELPNAQGGLPMSYMHEGKQYVLLAVGGGGEPAEIVAFALPDGE